GTGACCGCCGTGCAGAGCCCGGAAGCCATGGCCGTCATTGAACGGACGGCACGGGACCGCCGTTCCCCCCTTACGGTCGCCCGGGCGGACGGGGAAACGCCCCGGCCATCCCTGTCCGGAGCCCATCAGCGGGAAAATGCCGCCCTGGCGCTGGAAACCATGAGGCAGCTCCACGCCCTCCCCTCCCCTTCCGCAGCCGCCGCTGCCCTGGCAAAGGTGCAGTGGCCCGGAAGGTTTGAACGCCTTGAAACGCCACCGCTGGTGCTGGACGGCGCCCATAACGAACATGCGGCGCGCGTGCTCGCGGCCACATGGAAGGAGGAATTCCCCGGGCGGAAGGCGGCTCTGGTTTTTGCCGCATCCGCAGACAAGCACATCCGGGAGATGATCCCCGTTTTGCGGGAAATCACCGGAGAATGGCACCTGGTTCCCTGCACTTCCCCCCGCATCATGCCGGCGGAAGAATTGGCCGTCCTGCTGGCCGGACTGGAAACCGGCCCCGTCTTTATCCATTCCACCCTTCCGGACGGGCTGCATGCGGCCCTGGCCTCCCCGCTTCCGGCTCTGGCGGCAGGCTCCCTGTTCCTTCTGGGGGATTTGAAAGCGTTGCTCCGCCATGCGGAAAAACGCAGCACCGCCCAGTAACCCCTCCATCCTTTTTGTTTTTCCCCGTGATTTCCGACGACATGACCCTTTCCTCTCTCCGGCCCGGAGACCTGCGCCCCGAATTGCTGGCTCCCGCCGGGGACATGGACTGCGCCCGCGCCGCCGTAACCAATGGCGCAGACGCCATTTATTTTGGCCTGGACCGTTTCAACGCCCGCTTGCGCGCGAATAATTTTACGCTGGATTCCCTGCCGGAACTGATGCGCTTCCTCCACGCGCACGGCGTGAGGGGGTACGTGACGATGAACACGCTCCTTTTCACCTCCGAGCTGGCGGACGCCCTCACCTACCTGGGCCATTTGAATGCCGCCGGCGTGGACGGCGTGATCGTGCAGGATATCGGGCTTGCCCGCTGCCTGACAGAGTGGGGAAGGCAGGATCCCGCCATGAAGCTGGAGCTGCACGCCTCCACCCAGATGACGCTTTCCTCCCCGGACGGCCTGGAATTCGCCGCCGGTTTCCTGGACCTGAAGCAGGCCGTGCTGGCGCGGGAATTGAGCCTGGAGGAAATCGGGCAATGCATACGCCATACGGATATTCCCCTGGAGGTGTTTGTGCACGGGGCGCTCTGCGTGGCTTACTCCGGCCAGTGCCTCACGTCGGAAAGCCTGGGCCAGCGCAGCGCCAACCGCGGAGAATGCGCGCAGGCCTGCCGCCTGCCCTATACCCTGGTCGTGGACGGCAAGGCCGTTCCGCTGGGAGAAAGGCGCTATCTGCTCAGCCCGCAGGATCTGTGCGCCCTTGACCGCATTCCGGACCTGGTCCGCATGGGCGTGAAGAGCTACAAGATAGAGGGGCGGCTGAAAAGCCCGGAATACGTTGCGGCGGTAACGGCGGCCTACAGAAA
This portion of the Akkermansia massiliensis genome encodes:
- a CDS encoding bifunctional folylpolyglutamate synthase/dihydrofolate synthase; this encodes MNVSAALDWLFSTQFFGIKLGLDNTGKLLAAADADRTDATVVHVAGTNGKGSTCAMIEALARAQGYVTGLFTSPHLVEFSERIRVNGNMIPPEALAEEIFFLKQLAEGWEQPPTFFELALAVALRHFRKSGVNFIILETGLGGRLDATNAVPKDIAVLAPIGLDHQQYLGDTLEEIAAEKAAIISPGKPAVTAVQSPEAMAVIERTARDRRSPLTVARADGETPRPSLSGAHQRENAALALETMRQLHALPSPSAAAAALAKVQWPGRFERLETPPLVLDGAHNEHAARVLAATWKEEFPGRKAALVFAASADKHIREMIPVLREITGEWHLVPCTSPRIMPAEELAVLLAGLETGPVFIHSTLPDGLHAALASPLPALAAGSLFLLGDLKALLRHAEKRSTAQ